A section of the Bombus fervidus isolate BK054 chromosome 9, iyBomFerv1, whole genome shotgun sequence genome encodes:
- the LOC139990666 gene encoding aldo-keto reductase 1B isoform X1, with the protein MAQIPSLTLSNGYKMPAFGLGTYQSRAGEVEAAVIEAINLGYRHIDTAFFYQNEKEIGQAIQAKIKDGTVKREDLFITTKLWNNFHKESSVVPTCKKSLENLGLSYVDLYLIHWPFAFKEGDDLMPRDENGALLMSDTDYLETWKGMEECVRLGLTRSIGISNFNQEQITRLLAVAKILPVNNQVEVSINMDQKPLIQFCQKHNITITGYSPLGQPGNKAGIPTFLDNPVLVEFSKKYNKTTAQIALRYVLQQGIAIIPKTVTPSRLKENMNIFDFSLTNEEMASIAKLGTYQRVARFADAKGHKYYPFEQ; encoded by the exons ATGGCTCAAATACCATCTCTTACGCTTTCCAATGGATATAAAATGCCTGCTTTTGGTCTCGGTACGTATCAG TCGCGTGCTGGAGAGGTGGAAGCAGCTGTAATAGAGGCAATAAATCTAggataccgtcacatagaCACAGCGTTCTTCTATCaaaatgagaaagaaattGGTCAGGCAATTCAAGCGAAGATTAAGGATGGAACTGTGAAAAGGGAAGATCTTTTCATTACAACTAAG CTCTGGAATAACTTCCACAAAGAGTCAAGCGTAGTTCCAACATGTAAGAAATCTTTGGAAAATCTCGGATTAAGTTACGTGGATCTTTATCTGATTCATTGGCCATTTGCCTTCAAG gaAGGAGACGATTTAATGCCCAGAGACGAAAATGGGGCACTTTTGATGTCGGATACCGACTACCTCGAAACATGGAAAGGAATGGAAGAGTGCGTGCGTTTAGGATTAACTCGTAGTATCGGAATTAGTAATTTCAATCAGGAACAGATCACTCGTTTACTTGCTGTAGCCAAGATACTGCCTGTAAACAATCAG GTCGAAGTGAGCATAAATATGGATCAAAAGCCATTGATACAATTCTGCCAAAAACATAATATCACGATAACCGGATACTCACCGCTAGGACAACCAGGTAATAAGGCGGGAATACCAACTTTCTTGGACAATCCAGTGTTAGTAGAGTTTTCTAAAAAGTATAACAAGACGACAGCACAAATTGCTCTAAGATATGTC TTGCAACAAGGAATCGCTATCATTCCGAAAACAGTAACACCGAGTcgattgaaagaaaatatgaatatatttgatttttcCTTAACGAATGAGGAAATGGCCTCTATAGCGAAACTTGGCACGTATCAACGTGTTGCACGATTTGCAGA TGCAAAGGGACATAAGTACTACCCGTTCGAAcaataa
- the LOC139990666 gene encoding aldo-keto reductase 1B isoform X2, whose amino-acid sequence MDIKCLLLVSSRAGEVEAAVIEAINLGYRHIDTAFFYQNEKEIGQAIQAKIKDGTVKREDLFITTKLWNNFHKESSVVPTCKKSLENLGLSYVDLYLIHWPFAFKEGDDLMPRDENGALLMSDTDYLETWKGMEECVRLGLTRSIGISNFNQEQITRLLAVAKILPVNNQVEVSINMDQKPLIQFCQKHNITITGYSPLGQPGNKAGIPTFLDNPVLVEFSKKYNKTTAQIALRYVLQQGIAIIPKTVTPSRLKENMNIFDFSLTNEEMASIAKLGTYQRVARFADAKGHKYYPFEQ is encoded by the exons ATGGATATAAAATGCCTGCTTTTGGTCTCG TCGCGTGCTGGAGAGGTGGAAGCAGCTGTAATAGAGGCAATAAATCTAggataccgtcacatagaCACAGCGTTCTTCTATCaaaatgagaaagaaattGGTCAGGCAATTCAAGCGAAGATTAAGGATGGAACTGTGAAAAGGGAAGATCTTTTCATTACAACTAAG CTCTGGAATAACTTCCACAAAGAGTCAAGCGTAGTTCCAACATGTAAGAAATCTTTGGAAAATCTCGGATTAAGTTACGTGGATCTTTATCTGATTCATTGGCCATTTGCCTTCAAG gaAGGAGACGATTTAATGCCCAGAGACGAAAATGGGGCACTTTTGATGTCGGATACCGACTACCTCGAAACATGGAAAGGAATGGAAGAGTGCGTGCGTTTAGGATTAACTCGTAGTATCGGAATTAGTAATTTCAATCAGGAACAGATCACTCGTTTACTTGCTGTAGCCAAGATACTGCCTGTAAACAATCAG GTCGAAGTGAGCATAAATATGGATCAAAAGCCATTGATACAATTCTGCCAAAAACATAATATCACGATAACCGGATACTCACCGCTAGGACAACCAGGTAATAAGGCGGGAATACCAACTTTCTTGGACAATCCAGTGTTAGTAGAGTTTTCTAAAAAGTATAACAAGACGACAGCACAAATTGCTCTAAGATATGTC TTGCAACAAGGAATCGCTATCATTCCGAAAACAGTAACACCGAGTcgattgaaagaaaatatgaatatatttgatttttcCTTAACGAATGAGGAAATGGCCTCTATAGCGAAACTTGGCACGTATCAACGTGTTGCACGATTTGCAGA TGCAAAGGGACATAAGTACTACCCGTTCGAAcaataa
- the LOC139990662 gene encoding aldo-keto reductase 1B-like, protein MAVPTHTLSNGQKIPVLGLGTWQAGDNPGAVEQAVRDAVDAGYRHFDCAYIYCNEKEIGKALRDKIAEGVIKREDLFITTKLWNTMHRKELVVPACKKSLENFGFDYVDLYLIHWPMGFDENSEGLWPVDEKGNPMYGDVDYLDTYRAMEECVKLGLTKSIGLSNFNSQQIDRVLSIAQIKPVMCQVECHPNLNQKKLRDFCTQRNISITAYSPFGSPKRTWLKPGDPEVTIESAEIIAISKKYGKTPAQVVLRYLIDIGTIPIPKSSSKERIKENINIFDFKLTSQEIATIDTLDRGIRICPAAEFKGHKDYPFTIEF, encoded by the exons ATGGCTGTACCTACGCATACTTTAAGTAATGGACAAAAAATCCCTGTCTTAGGACTTGGTACTTGGCAAGCTGGA gACAATCCAGGTGCTGTTGAACAAGCAGTGCGAGATGCGGTGGATGCTGGTTACAGGCATTTTGACTGCGCTTATATCTACTGCAATGAAAAGGAAATTGGCAAAGCTTTACGCGATAAAATTGCCGAGGGTGTGATAAAACGAGAAGATTTATTTATCACGACAAAG ttATGGAATACGATGCACAGGAAAGAATTGGTAGTACCAGCGTGCAAAAAATCACTTGAAAATTTCGGATTCGATTATGTTGATCTTTATCTTATTCACTGGCCCATGGGATTTGAT GAAAATTCTGAAGGTCTGTGGCCAGTCGATGAGAAAGGTAATCCCATGTATGGAGACGTGGATTATCTCGATACGTATCGAGCAATGGAAGAATGTGTAAAGCTGGGATTAACTAAAAGTATAGGTCTTAGCAACTTTAATTCTCAACAGATCGATCGTGTTTTATCGATCGCCCAAATCAAACCTGTCATGTGTCAAGTGGAATGCCATCCGAACTTAAATCAGAAAAAACTGCGTGATTTCTGCACGCAACGTAACATATCTATCACGGCTTACAGCCCATTCGGTTCTCCTAAGCGTACTTGGCTGAAACCTGGCGATCCAGAAGTTACCATCGAATCAGCAGAAATAATCGCGATTAGCAAAAAGTATGGGAAGACTCCGGCGCAAGTTGTTTTACGATACTTG ATCGACATTGGTACCATTCCTATACCTAAGTCTAGTTCGAAGGAACGTATTAAGGAAAACATCAATATCTTCGACTTTAAGTTAACGTCACAGGAAATTGCAACCATCGATACACTTGACCGTGGAATTCGTATTTGTCCTGCTGCAGA GTTTAAGGGACACAAGGACTATCCGTTCACTATAGAATtctaa